In a single window of the Bacillus rossius redtenbacheri isolate Brsri chromosome 8, Brsri_v3, whole genome shotgun sequence genome:
- the LOC134535264 gene encoding uncharacterized protein LOC134535264: MQECSLSAAESEEEDLSLSGSNFSSPNSEDESDSSDYNVRVKKAKTSVKNKKVFASKKKKITNQVPKCGSKQQHKVLRNKKVNDHGNEGGEISCNVACSDVEEVVGDIPKKRKKGENSRIFRKKRKIAGEPYKSTKGYIVPGKCLPLNPCTKCKLRCKDIADEERQRIFSYYNTNLTSQQQNDWICSHVSKVAVSRRRKDTKNPEKRLNTYRYHFDIEGKPVPVCRQFFLATLALKKKKVHYTIEHATSINTAKVDERGKSESHNKTPDALVKSAEKFISNLPAVPSHYCRKDYNRRYLPSHLNMNIIYNDYKKGMDETGESAVSFNAFRNSFKSFNLAFHKPKKEKC, translated from the coding sequence ATGCAGGAATGCTCGTTGTCAGCTGCAGAAAGTGAAGAGGAGGATTTGTCTCTTTCGGGTTCCAATTTTTCTTCTCCCAACTCGGAGGATGAAAGTGATAGTTCTGACTATAATGTACGAGTCAAGAAAGCAAAGACATCAGTTAAAAATAAGAAAGTATTTGCttcaaaaaagaagaaaattactaACCAGGTGCCAAAATGTGGAAGTAAACAACAACATAAAGTATTACGAAATAAGAAGGTGAATGATCATGGAAATGAAGGTGGTGAAATTTCATGTAATGTTGCATGTTCCGATGTAGAAGAAGTTGTCGGAGATATACCTAAGAAAAGGAAGAAGGGTGAAAATTCAAGAATATTCAGAAAGAAGAGGAAAATTGCAGGAGAGCCTTACAAGAGCACGAAAGGTTATATTGTTCCGGGGAAATGTCTGCCCCTAAACCCTTGTACAAAATGTAAATTACGATGTAAAGATATTGCTGATGAAGAAAGACAACGTATATTTTCTTACtataatacaaatttaacatCTCAGCAGCAAAATGACTGGATATGCTCCCATGTATCGAAAGTTGCAGTGAGTAGAAGAAGGAAAGATACTAAAAACCCTGAGAAAAGATTAAACACATACAGATACCATTTTGATATCGAAGGAAAGCCGGTCCCTGTGTGTAGACAATTCTTTCTTGCAACACTGgctttgaagaagaaaaaagtgcACTATACCATTGAACATGCAACCAGCATCAACACAGCGAAGGTCGATGAAAGAGGCAAATCAGAAAGTCACAACAAAACACCAGATGCTCTTGTAAAAAGTGCGGAAAAATTCATTTCTAATCTACCAGCGGTGCCATCTCACTACTGCCGAAAGGATTACAACCGTCGATACTTGCCTTCACACTTGAACATGAACATAATttacaatgattataaaaaaGGAATGGATGAAACAGGAGAATCAGCCGTGTCATTTAATGCATTTAGAAATTCATTTAAGTCGTTTAATCTTGCATTCCATAAGCCTAAGAAAGAAAAATGTTGA